From the genome of Aspergillus oryzae RIB40 DNA, chromosome 4:
TCAAACGTACGACACGGCCTTTAGTATTACTTGTTTGTGAGGCCTCCTCCATAGCCCATCCTATGAAAGACGGCCTTGTTGATCCCGTCCACAAGAAACGAAAGTAAAGCATAGAAATCAATCGAGACATCTTGCATTTCAACTAGATACAAAATCCATATGAGAAGAATAGCCTAAGAGCTAATCTCCTCCGCAGAAACAACAGTTCCAAAAGCATCGGCCAACTCGTTGAGAGCTACCGCCACCAATTGCTCGGCCTCAACACCAGGGATATGACGATCGCCCACCGCATCCTTCACAATAACCACATCGTAGCCCAATTCACTGCCAGCTCTGGCAGTAGTGGAAATACACACATGTGCCATATATCCGACTAGGACAATCTTCTTGCCCAGGTCTCCCAAGCCGATCAAGTAATCGTGGAGGTCAGTCTTAGCGAAAGAGCTCGGGAAGTTCTTAGTTACGATCTTCTCACCGGGCCTTGGTGTCAGCTCCTCGAACTCTTCTGCTAACGCAGTGCCCGGAGTGAACACAGGAGCACCGGCCGGCACTTCGTGGACCACGTGAACGATATTGGAGCCGTCGCCACCGTTGCGATACCGAGACAGTAGGTCGGCGATGACTTTGCGGCTCTCCGCCACGCCTTCGACCTTCAGCTGGCCCGAGGCGTATTCATTTTGCGCATCGATGATAATCAGAGTGGAGTCTTTGACAGAGGCTGTCGAACGAGGAATGCCAATGGTTTGGCGGAAGGATTGAGCATTGGAAGCCATGGCTGAACTAGTGGTGTTGTCTCAGGAAGGATGGTTTTGTGATGGTTGGAATGATTTTGGTCTGCTAGAATGATTGACACACTTTTTAAGTAGGTAAATGTTCTGGTCTGTGGTCGATTGGTCAGTCCACCTGGTGGCCCATGCCATTACATTGACCAAGAAATGCATCCGTAATCAACGGTGGGGTTTGTCAGAATCCCGCCttggttgttggtgggatgCCGGTGGGCTTCCGGTGGGTTCCGCTCCGGTGGGATATCGGATAATTCTGGAGAAGTGCCACTGCCCCAGTCGCGGACGTATCGTCATATTGTCTTGGCTTCTATACTCATACTAATTGCTTTAGTGTCGTATGCTTCCCGTGTCTATGATGCCTGCGAGTGGAATAGGCCGCTTTTACTGTCGCTATCAAGGTTGTAACGCCAGTTACCGGCGCCAGGAACATCGAACTCGACATGAGAGCCAGCACTCCAGCCCTAGAACAGCAGATTGTCCCTTCTGCCATCGCAGTTTCTCCCGCAGGTATAGTGATTCTACAAGTTCCTCGTCGTAAGGTACCGACTGACTACCATAGCGACACTCTCCGCCGACACATACGGCGAGACCACGAGGAGGAACAACTAGAGACCTCTCGCGCGACTCGCGCATGTCATTCCTGCCGTGTAGGCAAAGTTCGGTGTCGAGGTGGAAACCCATGCAAGCAATGTCGGGAGAAGGGCCATCGTTGCATCTTCGAGGATCCAATTCCTTCACAGCCAAATGCACCAGATACTCCGCCTTGTCTCGATGAGAGCATAGATCCTGAACCTTCAGAGCTCCATCAACACGATCCCGGGTACCAGGTTGACCAGTACATCCAATTATACTTCGCTCGCTTCCATCCCCGGTGGCCGTTTCTTCATCGTGCCACTTTCAGTGCTTCACATGAGCCATCCCTCCTGCTGTATGCCGTGGTGATGGTTGGCATGTGGGTGTCCGGGAAAGATTCTAGCCGGAGGGCAGCACTGGATCTACACAGGAGGCTGGGCACTCTTATTCGTCAACAGCAGGTTAGCTTTTTGTATTTCTCTTGCCTTGTATGGTTAAGAAATGCTAACGGCAGCAACACCATACAGGCCACCTGGCAAGATTTAAGTAATCATCAACAGAGACCAGCCTCAGCCTGGCCAATTGCCACCTACCAAGGCGTCCTCCTCTATCTGATATTCTCTCTCCTGTCGGCCCCGCACTACTCTCACTCACTTGACTTGACTATTCAGCTTCCCGTATCAGACCGGAGGATACTAACAGCTCTGGTACAGACGTGCCTTAGACACAACGTGTTTTTTTACCCAGCAATGGTAGGGCGATATCAGGATATCGACGATGTTACATGTATATGGGTGGGAGTAGAAGAAATAAAGCGGTTGGGTCTAGCTCTGTATAAGGTATGTAATAGGTGCCGGGGCGGCCTGCAAGGCGAATCAGAAGAGAGTAACTCCAGGTTACTTTGTCTTTCCGACCTGCGGTTTCCAGCACCCGATAGCAACCATTTATGGGAGGCTAAGTCCAATATGGAGCTCTCCAATCTACTAGCACAAACCTCCAGAGATATGAATCCGGAGGGAGGTCATGAGATCAAATTGATATCGGAAAGTGGGGGATGGTTGGATAATGTTGATCCCGGGTTCAATTGGATTTGATTCCTATTGCATGCATATAGATTTCATGTAAATGATATAATTATGATTCCTGTCCAAGAAAGAATACAAAACATGACGAAGTCACGGAGTTTCCCAGGAATATTCGTGATATAGCACACACCTATAACATGATGGGAGTCGCTTAACTGAATGTCAATTGTCAATATCCTTGTGACACGCGATGAGACTCACGAATATGGTACAAAGCAACAGTTACACATTCCTGAAGCTATAATAACAGGCGTCCACCGACGCATGATCCGACTCCGTGCGACTTCAGGGAGCATAGACATACTGATCATGCATGCCCAACAACCATACGCTGAAGTCAAACCGAGAGGCTGCGGGTCAGATATATTAATTTCTCAATGGGGATTTGTCCTTGCGAGGAAGTGTAGAGAATCAATATTTATTCGATCTTTAAGCAAGAATGCGTTTACATTTCGTCTATATACGAATACACAATATCAAACAGTACAGGAAATAACACACGCCACTGATATGGCCACATTTCCTGTCACTAACATAGACGAGGAGTGGTGAGACTAGATAATCCGGGCTTCCACACCTGGGGTGAGCCAGCGGACAAGGTTAGCCACcccttccttctcaaacaCACGGAGGAGGTCGTCCCGGTGCTCGGTGAAATGCTCCCAGGACTCGAAATGGATCGGCACCATGATCTCGGCACCAGTCACACGCATGAAATGAGCTGCTTGCTTTCCGTCAAACGTAATTTGGATGATGCCGTTCGGATGAGAGAAAAGTGCGTTTCCAAGGTTGAGAACCGCGACCGATATGTTCCACTTttccttgatcttctcgaATTCGTCGATATACACGGTGTCTCCGGAGAAGTACACCACGTTGGGGAGGCCAGCCGCGTTGAAACCAAAGGATTCCGTTTCTAAAATGAATCCAGTCACCTCGCCTCCTGGGAAGTGCTTGCATGGGGTTCCAGTAATGCGAAACTCCTTGCCTCCGATCGTAGCGGAGACAGTTTCCCACGGGCGAAGACCGACTACTCCTGGTCGGGGCTGTAGATTATGCGCTCCGTCGGGAGTAGTGAAGACCTTGCGACCGTCCAGGAGTTGGCGGCCCAAGGGATCCAAGTTATCCACATGGTCCTCATGGCTTAGCAGTACCGCATCGATCGGGGGGAGGTCGTGGAGTTGCAATGCCGGGCCCTCGGTGCTTCGGAGGACGCCACTGGGCGGGCGGCCTTCAAATCCATAATCCTTGAGGTTGGGAGCCTTTGCCCAGCCATCGTAGATATATTGCGATCCGGCCGGGCAGAACACCGGATCAGTGAGGAAGTTGATGCCGTCGATGTTTATGATAGCGGTTGCGGTGGTGACGTGCGTGATGCTAACAACGCTCTTGAATGAAGATGCCATTTTGAGTGATCCGCAGAAGTAGCTTGAAGTTGCAGTCAAATGAAGAATGTTGATGAGACCTGAAACATGGTAACTGAGGTTCTTAAATATTCAAATTCTCGCAAAGAGAAACCTATATCTCGGTCAATAGTGTTCTCCTAATCATCACTCCCACCGGAATATTAGTAACTTGCGAAGAATTTATAACAATTGTGAGACATAATCAAATTCATCATTACACCCACCGGCGACCATTGAGCTTTACGAATTTCATGTTAGTGATTATTCAGTGTAGACTAACAGGTATTGCCTTCTGCTGCCTTCTCCTGGGATTTCTCATCAGAGGGCTATTGCGTAGCGGTCACTTTATCGAgttttctttgctttgacaTGCTTGACAAGTCCCCTTAACAAGGGAGAAATCAGAACATGCTTGGTAATGCACTGTGGGTATATTAGTAGTCCTCTTTTAATTCTTTtaaattctttttttacttaTTTCTTGTTTCACATCCACTTTTTCCCATTGGCCTGCTCATCTACGAACCGCCATCCAAGTCCCTAAATTCGTTAATGACAGTGTGGCTATCTGCGATTCTCAACCATTCGCTCTCCTAAGCCTGAGTAGCATCAGGTTGCAACATGAGTCAGTCAAATGCGGTTGATGGAGGCTACGGCTGGATTATTGTCCTAGCTGTATTCTGGAATAATGCCCACCATTGGGGAATTTTATCAGTAGGGTGGCGTGTCCTTTTTATCTGGTAACTGCAAACTAACCTTCCCAGAGCTATGGTGTCTTCTTGGAAGACTTCATTTCAAATTCTAGAATCTCTGGTGGTACCAGCCTTGACTTCGCGCTGATTGGCGGACTATCCGCATCGCAGGCGCTCGTTATATCGCCCTTGATTACCATGATTCATCGTCGTTTTGGTCTTAGAGCAACTATGGCTCTCGGTGTGCTCTTTGAGACTGCGGCCCTCCTGGGAGCGTCCTGGAGTACCAGGGTTTGGCAACTCTACTTGAGCCAGGGCGTCTGCTTTGGATGGGGTCTCGGCTTGCAGTATCTATCGACCACGTTTATTATTCCACAATGGTTCAGCAAGAAGCGAAGCTTGGCCGCAGGGATTACCACGGCAGGGACCGGTACTGGAGGATTGATATACTCGCTAGCAACTCACGCGATGCTAGACCGGTTCGGCAGTGGTTGGTCATATCGGATTCTGGCGATTATCCAATTTGTGGTTAACACCATATGCGTGCTCCTCTTGCGGGATCGTATGGAGAAACCCCGgtcagaaagaaaaaaggcaactTTTCGCCTCAGTCTCTGCAAGAGATACGAAACCTGGCTATTTATCGGCTGGAGCTTTTTCAGTGTCATGGGATTCATGGTCATCTGGTACTCGCTTGCTACCTATTCTCGATCTATCGGGTTGTCCGCCAGTCAAGGATCGATCGTAACCGCCGTGATGAATGTCGGCCAGATTCTTGGTCGACCTGCGGTGGGCTATTTCAGTGACGTTGTGGGACGGATCAATATGACCACGTTTGCCACGTTCACCAGCGGGTTGCTCTGTTTACTGCTCTGGGTGTTCGCCAAAACATATTCGGCAatcctttgctttgctttgTTCGCAGGGATCCTCTTTGGGACGTTCTGGACGGTAAGTCGATCTTGACCTCACTGCGGCGCAGATTGCTGATGTCCACGACTTTTGAAACTCCAGGCTGTTGGGCCACTCAGAGCAGAGGTTGTCGGACTAGAAGACCTTCAGTCGTTCTTAACTATTATGTGGCTTATCTGCTCGGTTCCTGCGACCTGTACGTTCCCCGTTTGATACTTCACTTCATTCATCATATCTCTTGCATGTCTTGACTGGACTCCGGCTCTAATGACTTTGACAGTTGGAGAAGCGATCGGCCTTGAACTTCGCACGTCCGGGGAGGATGAGTTTTTACGCACGCAACTGTTTACCGGCTTCATGTATATCGGCGCATCTTTATGCACATTACTTCTGCGAGGCTGGAAGATATCCCAAGAAAAGACGCCAGAGTCAGGAGATTGCCCTGGTTCTGCGTCAACCCATGGCGAATGTAATATCTCCAGCAGGTTATCTCCTATTGTGGCGTGGGAGAAAGTTTGAGTAGTGGACGGCGGTATAAGCAGTATACAGCTTGAATTGGCTCTACATTAAAAATGTTCATTAAATGGTTCGTTCCTGGCGCTTGACATGGTTCCGGTCGGCTGAGCCACCAATGGGAAAATGCACCACAGCCGCGGGGATTACGCGGGCGATCACGTAATTTATTTCTCGGTTGTTACTAAAAATTACTCCACATCCATCGTGTCAACAAAAGTCCTCGACCACCCAAATGTGAAAGGAAAAAATCCAAGCAGACAAGCTTCCTGTCTTCGGCTGCTATGCACCAGTCGTTCTTACTCTCTGCTCCACATGCCTTGCAACCGAACGTTACCCACTGGGCCGGATTCTTCCCCCAGACTGAGTAAAACTCCGCAATGGCTGAAACACTTCGTTCGTCCCGAATAAGCCGACGTCACGTCCACGatggtttctttctcaattttcCTATGCCACTTACGGAcactttctcctttgtccCCTAAATCCTTCAAATACCTTCCTGCGAGAAGAATGTGGAAGGCCTCGTGACGGTGaatcttccctcccccccaTCTCCTGACATAACTTTGACGCCTCGGCCCGGTTTTAACCCTCGGATCATGGTGGCAGCCGCTGGACACAATGTCGCAACCCTATGAGTCGAACGATCGTTATCATGCAACCGCTCCTGGTGCTGCCGCTAGCTACCATCACGCATCTCACTCCAGTAGTGACCTAGGTGACGGCGATAATGTCCCCCGTCCCCGCcgttcttctccgccgtccTTCCTGAACTCCTTATCCAATCCTTTGCGTGCCCTTCGCGAATCTGGAGCACGACTCGCCGCTCGTCTCGGTCGTCCAACAGATGGGGGAGATGCTCTTGATGCAGCCGGTCACCCCGAACAGTACGGGGCGATGGAGGATGTACGCTTGCTCGACATGATGCCGGACGGGCGAGTCCCCCGGGACTCATACCAGTCGAAGCTGCAGAATACTTTGGTCTCGGAAGCTCGGTTTCTAGTCCGGAAATTGGGCGTCGGTGGGAAGCTTCCAGGGGATGCCGACGTACCGGACGAGCGGGATGTCAATCGTGGTGTCTTTTCCTACCTTCTGCAGCATCAAATGGATCAGGGTCATCATCGAAA
Proteins encoded in this window:
- a CDS encoding putative MFS transporter (monocarboxylate transporter); translation: MSQSNAVDGGYGWIIVLAVFWNNAHHWGILSSYGVFLEDFISNSRISGGTSLDFALIGGLSASQALVISPLITMIHRRFGLRATMALGVLFETAALLGASWSTRVWQLYLSQGVCFGWGLGLQYLSTTFIIPQWFSKKRSLAAGITTAGTGTGGLIYSLATHAMLDRFGSGWSYRILAIIQFVVNTICVLLLRDRMEKPRSERKKATFRLSLCKRYETWLFIGWSFFSVMGFMVIWYSLATYSRSIGLSASQGSIVTAVMNVGQILGRPAVGYFSDVVGRINMTTFATFTSGLLCLLLWVFAKTYSAILCFALFAGILFGTFWTAVGPLRAEVVGLEDLQSFLTIMWLICSVPATFGEAIGLELRTSGEDEFLRTQLFTGFMYIGASLCTLLLRGWKISQEKTPESGDCPGSASTHGECNISSRLSPIVAWEKV
- a CDS encoding putative isochorismatase family hydrolase (amidases related to nicotinamidase), with translation MASNAQSFRQTIGIPRSTASVKDSTLIIIDAQNEYASGQLKVEGVAESRKVIADLLSRYRNGGDGSNIVHVVHEVPAGAPVFTPGTALAEEFEELTPRPGEKIVTKNFPSSFAKTDLHDYLIGLGDLGKKIVLVGYMAHVCISTTARAGSELGYDVVIVKDAVGDRHIPGVEAEQLVAVALNEMGYGGGLTNK
- a CDS encoding MBL fold metallo-hydrolase (predicted protein), whose protein sequence is MASSFKSVVSITHVTTATAIINIDGINFLTDPVFCPAGSQYIYDGWAKAPNLKDYGFEGRPPSGVLRSTEGPALQLHDLPPIDAVLLSHEDHVDNLDPLGRQLLDGRKVFTTPDGAHNLQPRPGVVGLRPWETVSATIGGKEFRITGTPCKHFPGGEVTGFILETESFGFNAAGLPNVVYFSGDTVYIDEFEKIKEKWNISVAVLNLGNALFSHPNGIIQITFDGKQAAHFMRVTGAEIMVPIHFESWEHFTEHRDDLLRVFEKEGVANLVRWLTPGVEARII